The Macadamia integrifolia cultivar HAES 741 unplaced genomic scaffold, SCU_Mint_v3 scaffold930, whole genome shotgun sequence genome includes the window GAACTATCAGAGGAGAACAATCATGGTGAAGATAACAAAGTCCCTTTGCAGCTTCAATGGCTATCTTATATCTCAAATCCCATCCCAAGAATCCACCTTTCTTCCCATGTAAAGCTTCTCCCAAGCTTCCATTTCTCATATATTCATAAACCAACAAGTTGGTCTCAGAATTTGAACAGAAAGCCAATAATCTCACAATGTTCCTGTGTCGAATATTGCCTAATGTTCGAATCTCAGCTCTAAAACCATGATCATGGTTGTTGTTACCAAATCCAAGCAGCTTCTTTACTGCAATTTCATCACCATCGGGCATTTTTCCAAGATAAACAATCCCAGCTCCTCCTCTTCCGATCAAATTACAGTCTTTCATGCATTCCAGTACATCTGAGACCTTGAATTCGAGCTTCTGGAATGCAGTCATCTTCCATGTATGTGAACTACGTCTCTTGAATGGCTTAGCCTTTATAAGTGCCGCAGTGGCGAAGACGAGGGAGCAGATTAGTAACCCGAAAGCGAAGATCAACTTGAAATTGTTAGGAGCTTTTCCGGGTTTGATTGTAAATGTGGTGAGATTGCAGGGATTGTTCAGGAGAGGACCACAGAGCCGGGGATTGCCCGCGAATGATGAGGCATTGAAGAATGTGAATTGACCAGATTCTGGGAGCTTACCAGAAAGATCATTGAAGGAGAAGTCAGCAGAAGTTAGGCTCTTCATGGTTCCAATTGACTTGGGTATTGACTGATTAAGGTGGTTCCTTGATAAATTCAAGTAATTCAGAATCCTGATATTGGATATCTCAGGTGGGATGATACCAGAGAGATTGTTTTGGCTCAGGTCTAGATAGGTAAGTAAGGAACAATTTCCGATCTCCGGTGGGATTCCACTGGAAAGCGAGTTTCGGCTGAGATCAAGCTTAAGTACATGATGAAGCTCCCCAATTGAAGTTGGGATTGAGCCAGAGAATTGGTTTCCACTAACCAGAAGGATTTGGagggaagagaaatttgaaatcgaaaaGGGTAAAGACCCTGAAAGGAGATTGTTTGATAGGTTCAACTCACCCAATTTTGCCGGCTCTGAGCTGCTGTTGCTGTTCTCCATTAAACTTCCAGACAGGTAATTATTGTGGAGCTCTACTAAGTTGAGCTCAGGCAAGTAAATGAAGCCTTCAGGAATGCTACCATTCAAGTAATTCTGCCCCAATCTTACTCTCACAAGGCTCCAGCACCTCCCTAGACCATCTGGGATTGGCCCAAAGAGAAAATTCTTGAGGAGAATCAATATCTTGAGCTGATTAGAAGAACACAGACCTTCAGGGATTGTGCCGGTTAGCTTATTTGAAGACAGATCAAGCACTTGAAGCTTACCATTTTCGCCGAGTTTCTCAGGGATCTCACCTGTGAAATTGTTCGTCCATAGAGCCAGAGTATCCAAACTTGGAAAGTCAGCTACAAAATCCGGGATAGATCCATGTAATCTGTTCATGAACAGATTTAGAAGTCTCAGCTCTTTCAGTTTCACAAACTCAAATGGGATCTCTCCAGTAAGGCCATTGGTTGAAAGATCAAGATTTACTAAACTTGTCAAATTCCCCAGCTGTTTCGGAATCGAACCTGATAATAGATTGATATGCAGAAAGAGTGTGTCAAGTGATTTTAAATTCCCCAACTGGTGAGGAATTTTCCCATCCAATTCGCAGCTTGAGAGATCCAAATGGACTAAGTTAACCAAGTTGCTGAGTTCCACGGGAATCCCGCCTTCGAAAATATTGTAATACCCCAGGTAAAGCTCTTTCAAGTTTGTAAGATTGCCCAACTCACCAGGTATCCTCCCACGAAGATCATTCCCAGCAAGTGACAAGTACTCTAACTCAATCAAATCACCATATGAGGGCGGAATTTCCCCGAAGAAGAAGTTTCCGCCGAGGTCTAAATACTTGATTTTCTGTAAACTCAGAATCCCAAGTGGCAGAGGAGCAGTGAAATTGTTGTTGTAAGCATCAAACACCTCCAAGTTTGTCAGGCTAGTATAGTCCCAGTTCAGGCCTCCACTGAACTGATTGATTGAGATGTTGAGCCACTGGAGATTGGTTAAATTTCCAATCTCAATGGTGCCTGTGAAGTTGTTTCCTGCAAGAGAGAGGTTACCCAGCCTATCAAGACCAGAAATTAATGGTGAAACAGACCCAGAGAGATTCAGGTCTGTTACATCAATAGCAACAACTCTGTCCTCAGAACATCGGATTCCTGTCCACCGGCATACCGAGCTTGGATTTGAGACATCCCAATTGCTTAATGCTGGATTGGGGAACTCAAATCCTTGCTTTAGTGAAGCTAAAACCAGAGCATCATTAATgagagaagtagaagaagcAGAGGTAACCAGAAGGGAAAACAGAGTCAAGGCAATCAAGGGAGGCATTCTTTTGAGAAGAACCAGGTGAATAATAGGTTTTCAACACTTGGGTTCAGTGGAGTTCGAAAAGATAAGGTGTTTCACTGCTCTACTGAGTAAGAATTTATCAGAAAACAGAAGGCCAGGAAGGGGAATCTTAGAAACTTCAGGTGTGTATAGGTTAAGACTTCAAAGGGGAGAGACTTCACattgaaggaagaagagaagccTCTCCTTTCTAGAAATGGTGAGgggattaagaagaagaagaagttgaagagAAGCTTGAAGTTCTGCTATAAGTGGTCTTGCTATTATTATCTAACTCATGTTGGTCTCCTATAAGCTGAGCTTGAGAAAAAAAGCAGAAAAAGGAAGATTTTTAAAATCCCCAACAAAgggaattaaataaatatattaaaaaaaaaaccgttgGATTACAAAAATTTAAAGTTAATGAATAGGCTGAAAAAGCAATTAAAgtgattctctctctttaagCCAGTGACAAATATACCCTTTTATCATAAAGGCCACCCTTCACTTTGGATGATTATAAATATATGATAAACATGCTCTTTTCATTGGGTTCAAATCCTCTATGGTGAGTGGTGAGTGGTGAGTGGTGAATGGTGAGTGATGAGTGACAGTGAGGATCCATCGGATGAGAGGGCCCTGGCATGCACCTCAtatgttggatcctcactgcctCATCGCAGAGGatttttcttttgccttttCATTCACTTCTAGAGTTCTAGTTGATTGAAATATCCTATACTACCTCAAGGTTTTAGGTATCGATATCAGAATAGTCGTATTAGTATCGGCCGCACTGATATTTGACCGATATTAGATTGGTGATATGGTGCAGACAAAGCGTAATTTGTCAAAATATAGTATAATATCGGTATCTTTGAGGGCAAAACCATATGATATGGGCAATGTAGACTGATATCGATACCTAAAACCTTAGACAAGGGTATCATTATGTGATCACTAATTGAAATAAACTCTATTAGGGTTAGGggttcttaaaaccctaacccaaccctggcaaaattcaacctaggcccaagcCACCCTTGTCGGGTTCacaccaacccaacccgaccctaattGATCCTGTTAGGGTCGGGTTGTGTTGGGCTGGGCTGAgttgggttgaccttgactTCTGCAATGGTTGGATTGACCTTGATTGACCTATTTTTGCCATTGAtatcttatatattaaaaaattatagaaaaatgaaataccaataggagTCCTAAAttgtaatataaaaattcatggTTAAATTTCGTGCCGAATTGGGCTGCgctgaggcctcaacccagGTCCAACCCAACCCTGGCTCAAGGTTGAAGTTTTTCAATCCTAAACTGCCCTCAGGATCAAAAAACTTGACTCAAACCTTATTCGAGCTTAGGGCGGATTTGAATTattagggccaaactttcacctaTAATGAGGGTAGTCTTCTAAAATTTAAGCACATATCCTAGACAAGGGTATTTATGTCAATGTGACAAGTCAGTCTCATCAAA containing:
- the LOC122070458 gene encoding leucine-rich repeat receptor-like serine/threonine-protein kinase BAM1, with amino-acid sequence MPPLIALTLFSLLVTSASSTSLINDALVLASLKQGFEFPNPALSNWDVSNPSSVCRWTGIRCSEDRVVAIDVTDLNLSGSVSPLISGLDRLGNLSLAGNNFTGTIEIGNLTNLQWLNISINQFSGGLNWDYTSLTNLEVFDAYNNNFTAPLPLGILSLQKIKYLDLGGNFFFGEIPPSYGDLIELEYLSLAGNDLRGRIPGELGNLTNLKELYLGYYNIFEGGIPVELSNLVNLVHLDLSSCELDGKIPHQLGNLKSLDTLFLHINLLSGSIPKQLGNLTSLVNLDLSTNGLTGEIPFEFVKLKELRLLNLFMNRLHGSIPDFVADFPSLDTLALWTNNFTGEIPEKLGENGKLQVLDLSSNKLTGTIPEGLCSSNQLKILILLKNFLFGPIPDGLGRCWSLVRVRLGQNYLNGSIPEGFIYLPELNLVELHNNYLSGSLMENSNSSSEPAKLGELNLSNNLLSGSLPFSISNFSSLQILLVSGNQFSGSIPTSIGELHHVLKLDLSRNSLSSGIPPEIGNCSLLTYLDLSQNNLSGIIPPEISNIRILNYLNLSRNHLNQSIPKSIGTMKSLTSADFSFNDLSGKLPESGQFTFFNASSFAGNPRLCGPLLNNPCNLTTFTIKPGKAPNNFKLIFAFGLLICSLVFATAALIKAKPFKRRSSHTWKMTAFQKLEFKVSDVLECMKDCNLIGRGGAGIVYLGKMPDGDEIAVKKLLGFGNNNHDHGFRAEIRTLGNIRHRNIVRLLAFCSNSETNLLVYEYMRNGSLGEALHGKKGGFLGWDLRYKIAIEAAKGLCYLHHDCSPLIVHRDVKSNNILLNSNFEAHVADFGLAKFLVDGGASECMSAIAGSYGYIAPEYAYTLRVDEKSDVYSFGVVLLELITGRRPVGDFGDGVDIVQWAKRSTNYCKEEVIQIIDPRLIDVPQDESMHVFFVTMLCIQENSVERPTMREVVQMLSEFPHHDPNQSSSSIPQLQQPQPKKVEEKDFSKVPPVLLI